A single region of the Populus nigra chromosome 2, ddPopNigr1.1, whole genome shotgun sequence genome encodes:
- the LOC133681625 gene encoding SPX domain-containing membrane protein At4g22990-like, with protein MVAFGKKLRQNQIEEWQRYYINYKLLKKKVNRYSQQIQVGADNQQNVLKDFSIMLDNQIEKIVMFMLEQKGLLASRLSILGEQHDALVEQSDGSKISELREAYRAVGQDLLRLLFFVEINAIGLRKILKKFDKRFGYRFTDYYVKTRANHPYSQLRQVFKHVGVGAVVGAISRNLADLQDQEGNYISIYDQPALSHPDPVIDSIKAAVNRLSNSTNFLEFLGKHAFIFQDESPTPSEDHLAEQRYHFMSLLLNLVNTFLYMVNTYIIVPTADNYSLHLGAAATVCGVIIGSMAVAQVFSSVYFSAWSNRSYLRPLVFSSIVLLVGNTLYALAYDLNSIPVLLIGRLFCGLGSARAVNRRYISDCVPLKMRLKASAGFVSASALGMACGPALACLFQTNFKIYKLTFNQDTLPGWVMALSWLVYLLWLWVSFREPPRENNKLFPQESYTGLPVQDAVKIDFTQPLLLNSEAKLQDNNDDQEFDDGEEDSDENHKPVTSMVSAYRLLTPSVKVQLFIYFMLKYAMEILVAESSVVTGHYFIWSTTSVAFFLAFLGLTVLPVNVIVGNYISNMFEERQVLLASEIMVLIGIILSFQVLIPYTVPQYVSAALITFVSAEVLEGVNLSLLSRVMSSRLSRGTYNGGLLSTEAGTLARVIADGTITLSGYLGENRLLNVTLVPSLFICLSSIIATCFTYNSLY; from the exons ATGGTTGCATTTGGGAAGAAGTTGAGACAGAACCAAATTGAAGAATGGCAACG ATACTATATCAATTATaagttgttgaagaagaaagtCAACAGATATTCACAGCAAATTCAAGTTGGAGCAGACAATCAACAAAATGTTCTCAAGGACTTCTCAATAATGCTTGATAATCAG ATTGAGAAGATTGTCATGTTTATGCTGGAACAAAAAGGACTGCTAGCAAGCAGATTGTCAATTCTTGGAGAACAGCATGACGCTCTTGTGGAGCAGTCAGATGGATCTAAAATATCTGAACTACGAGAAGCTTACAGGGCAGTAGGGCAGGATCTCTTAAGGCTTCTGTTTTTTGTTGAGATCAATGCTATTGGTTTGCGAAAGATTCTGAAGAAATTTGATAAGCGCTTTGGCTATAGGTTCACTGATTACTATGTGAAAACTCGAGCAAACCATCCTTATTCTCAGCTGCGGCAGGTCTTCAAGCATGTG GGTGTTGGGGCTGTTGTTGGAGCTATATCACGCAATCTTGCAGATCTTCAAGATCAAGAGGGAAACTACATATCGATATATGATCAGCCTGCATTATCCCACCCG GATCCTGTCATTGATTCTATTAAAGCAGCGGTAAACAGGTTATCAAACTCAACAAATTTTCTTGAGTTTTTGGGAAAGCATGCGTTTATTTTTCAAGACGAGTCACCAACTCCATCTGAAGACCATCTTGCTGAGCAGAGATATCATTTCATGTCACTTCTCTTGAACTTGGTGAATACATTTCTATATATGGTCAACACATATATCATCGTCCCAACAGCAGATAACTACTCCCTACACCTTGGAGCAGCAGCAACTGTTTGTGGTGTCATTATTGGGTCGATGGCTGTTGCGCAGGTGTTCTCTTCAGTATACTTCAGTGCATGGTCAAATAGGTCATATCTGAGGCCACTTGTGTTTAGTAGCATCGTTCTTCTTGTGGGGAACACCTTGTATGCACTGGCTTATGACCTTAATTCCATACCGGTCCTTCTGATCGGTCGACTTTTCTGTGG GTTAGGTTCGGCAAGAGCTGTTAACAGACGTTACATCAGTGATTGTGTGCCACTCAAAATGCGACTGAAAGCTTCAGCAGGCTTTGTCAGTGCAAGTGCACTAGGAATGGCATGCGGTCCAGCTCTTGCTTGCTTATTTCAAACCAATTTTAAGATATACAAACTTACATTTAACCAAGACACATTACCGGGCTGGGTAATGGCTCTTTCATGGCTTGTCTATCTACTCTGGCTGTGGGTGTCTTTTAGAGAGCCTCCTCGGGAGAACAACAAGCTTTTTCCACAGGAATCTTATACTG GGCTCCCAGTACAAGATGctgtaaaaattgattttacccAACCATTGCTTTTGAATTCAGAAGCTAAGCTTCAAGATAACAATGATGACCAAGAATTCGATGATGGTGAAGAAGATTCTGATGAAAACCATAAACCTGTCACTTCAATGGTGTCAGCATATCGATTACTTACACCATCTGTGAAG gttcaattatttatttattttatgctgaAATATGCAATGGAGATTTTAGTTGCTGAATCAAGTGTCGTCACCGGACATTACTTTATCTGGTCAACCACGAGTGTAgcattttttcttgcatttctggggCTAACAGTGCTTCCTGTGAACGTGATTGTTGGAAACTACATCAGCAACATGTTTGAAGAGAG GCAAGTTCTGCTGGCATCTGAAATTATGGTGTTGATAGGTATAATCCTAAGCTTCCAAGTACTGATCCCTTATACAGTGCCTCAATATGTCAGCGCAGCACTTATCACATTCGTATCCGCTGAAGTCCTTGAAG GTGTGAATTTATCACTTCTATCCCGGGTCATGTCATCGAGGCTTTCTCGTGGGACATATAATGGAGGGTTGCTTTCAACAGAAGCTGGGACCTTGGCTCGAGTAATCGCAGATGGAACAATAACTTTGTCTGGGTACCTGGGAGAGAATAGGCTCT